One genomic segment of Primulina tabacum isolate GXHZ01 chromosome 9, ASM2559414v2, whole genome shotgun sequence includes these proteins:
- the LOC142556397 gene encoding uncharacterized protein LOC142556397, with product MYQDLRRLYWWPSGMKNDIEKFISECLTCQQVKIEHQRPAGTLQSLPIPQWKWEHITMDFVLGLPRTPKGYNSIWVIVDMLTKSAHFLLVKTTFTMNQYAEVYVAEIVRLHGIPVIKTAQSRQKSYADNRRRPLEFEVGDHVFVKIAPLNGIMRFGRKGKLSPRFIGPFEILDRIGEREYRLALPPDLDRVHNVFHVSMLRKYISNPSHVLKHEPLDLMPNLTYQEVPIQILDRKVKVLRNKEINIIKILWCNQLVEEAMWEPEEEMKQRYLELFAQ from the exons atgtatcaggatctccgACGTCTATACTGGTGGCCGTCAGGTATGAAAAATGATATCGAAAAGTTTATATCcgaatgtctaacatgtcagcaggtaaagattgagcaccaaaGACCTGCTGGAACTTTGCAATCTCTCCCAATACCtcagtggaagtgggagcacatcaccatggacttcgtatTGGGACTTCCAAGAACACCAAAGGGTTACAactccatctgggtgattgttgacatGTTAACCAAGTCGGCTCATTTTCTTCTGGTCAAGACGACGTTTACAATGAACCAGTATGCTGAAGTCTATGTAGCAGAgattgtgagacttcatggaaTCCCTgt AATCAAAACGGCCCAATccagacagaaaagttatgccgaTAACCGAAGAAGGCCTTTGGAGTTTGAAGTTGGAGATCATGTATTTGTCAAAATTGCTCCTCTCAATGgcattatgagatttggcaggAAAGGAAAGCTGAGCCCAAGATTTATCGGcccatttgaaattctggacagGATTGGAGAAAGAGAATATCGTCTAGCCTTACCGCCGGACTTGGATAGAGTCCACAATGTATTTCACGTctcaatgctcaggaagtacATCTCGAACCCTTCCCATGTTCTCAAACATGAACCGTTGGACTTGATGCCGAACTTGACTTATCAAGAAGTACCAATCCAGATTTTAGATCGCAAGGTTAAAGTACTGAGGAATAAGGAGATcaacattatcaagattctTTGGTGTAATCAGTTGGTTGAAGAGGCAATGTGGGAGCCAGAGGAGGAAATGAAACAACGATATCTTGAGTTATTCGCACAGTAA
- the LOC142556398 gene encoding uncharacterized protein LOC142556398, producing MPPKRKAPEVEDSSSSRVVGELTKCRAREREREQVRPEPSSDGAYERFRKMKPPEFDGSTDPMVALECVKAVEAIYDYLQFDNKDRVSCAIFLLTKTERTWWDATKISVNVSALKWQEFKDLFYDKYFPRDVRSQKVKEFLELKQENMSIQEYILKFEEGCQFSPYLASNDIEKGEHFLRGIRAEIKRDVRMSKAASY from the exons ATGCCGCCTAAACGTAAAGCTCCAGAAGTGGAGGATAGTTCATCATCTAGAGTGGTTGGTGAATTAACAA AATGCAGGGCgagggagagagagagagagcaaGTGAGGCCCGAGCCCAGTAGTGATGGTGCATACGAAAGATTTCGTAAGATGAAGCCACCAGAATTTGATGGTAGCACTGATCCCATGGTCGCCTTGGAATGTGTCAAAGCTGTGGAGGCTATTTATGATTATCTGCAGTTTGACAATAAAGATCGAGTTAGCTGTGCCATTTTTCTACTGACAAAGACGGAGAGGACTTGGTGGGATGCCACCAAGATATCAGTTAATGTCTCAGCACTCAAGTGGCAAgagtttaaagatttattctacgACAAATATTTTCCTCGAGATGTTCGAAGTCAGAAAGTGAAGGAATTTCTAGAACTGAAGCAAGAAAATATGTCAATTCAAGAGTATATTCTCAAATTCGAAGAGGGGTGTCAGTTTTCTCCATATCTGGCCAGTAATGACATCGAAAAGGGCGAGCATTTTCTTAGAGGTATTCGGGCTGAAATTAAAAGAGACGTTCGAATGTCTAAAGCTGCTTCATATTAA